A single window of Qipengyuania sediminis DNA harbors:
- a CDS encoding AAA family ATPase, whose translation MLIGHEDAWAAWNAARNGERMHHAWLLIGKAGLGKTQFALAAAQSLVGGGGDPARHPDILRISYGPKTKEDAKKRDDGKPFELARGIKIEQVRETQRRLTTRPTLGDWRVVIIDPADDMETGAANALLKSLEEPPQGCVFLLVSHNPSRLLPTIRSRCRTLRFAGLSDEALGRFLADRVPDAPGAERSAAVLAAAGSPGAALAFLGLGLAPLAKAMRHIRDSGDLGFDARGELASLIGQRPDRERMRAVLDLARTLAGEGAETLPARLAAKRIDAHSALVRLSAEQATYNYDPGLFALEIGNLLAACAAASTPADA comes from the coding sequence ATGCTGATCGGCCACGAAGATGCCTGGGCTGCCTGGAACGCCGCGCGCAACGGCGAGCGGATGCATCACGCCTGGCTGCTCATCGGAAAGGCTGGGCTCGGCAAGACGCAATTCGCGCTGGCCGCCGCGCAGTCGCTGGTGGGCGGCGGCGGGGATCCTGCCCGGCATCCCGATATCCTCCGCATCTCCTACGGGCCCAAGACCAAGGAGGATGCGAAAAAGCGCGATGACGGAAAGCCGTTCGAGCTCGCGCGCGGGATCAAGATCGAACAGGTGCGCGAGACGCAGCGACGGCTCACCACGCGGCCGACGCTGGGCGATTGGCGCGTTGTCATCATCGATCCTGCCGATGATATGGAAACGGGCGCCGCGAACGCGCTTCTAAAGAGCCTTGAGGAGCCGCCGCAGGGTTGCGTGTTCCTCCTCGTCAGCCACAATCCTTCGCGCCTGCTACCCACTATCCGGTCACGCTGTCGAACCCTGCGGTTCGCCGGCCTGTCGGACGAGGCCCTGGGGCGTTTCCTGGCCGATCGCGTGCCCGACGCGCCGGGCGCCGAACGTTCGGCGGCGGTTTTGGCTGCGGCGGGTTCGCCGGGTGCGGCGCTGGCTTTCCTCGGCCTCGGCCTTGCCCCGCTCGCCAAGGCGATGCGCCATATCCGCGATAGCGGCGACCTCGGATTTGACGCCCGCGGGGAGCTCGCGTCCCTGATCGGCCAGCGTCCCGACCGCGAGCGCATGCGCGCGGTGCTCGACCTGGCGCGTACACTGGCGGGGGAGGGGGCCGAAACCCTCCCCGCCCGCCTCGCCGCCAAACGCATCGACGCGCATTCCGCGCTGGTGCGCCTCTCCGCCGAGCAGGCGACATATAACTATGATCCCGGTCTCTTTGCGCTGGAGATCGGCAACTTGCTCGCCGCATGCGCGGCGGCTAGCACCCCGGCCGATGCCTGA
- a CDS encoding MBL fold metallo-hydrolase — protein sequence MKLLMLGSGTSTGVPRVGGDWGACDPGEARNHRSRVSVILENEAKQRVLVDTSPDLRSQLLRHEIDRVDAVLWTHDHADHCHGIDDLRVMRYGRSNPLPGYASAATAGQLRRRFDYIFEGQHGYPTLCALQVLSARLIAGFAVDWVDMPHGPVSSTGFRFEADGKAFVYATDYSAITEAMVRCFRGADLIVSDCLRREPHPSHAHLAMALELKAKTKARTMVLTHLDKSMDYAALSREVPPGVRVGYDGLEWTA from the coding sequence GTGAAGCTGTTGATGCTCGGCAGCGGGACCTCCACCGGGGTGCCGCGGGTGGGCGGGGATTGGGGAGCCTGCGATCCCGGGGAAGCGCGCAATCACCGCTCACGCGTATCGGTGATTCTCGAAAACGAAGCGAAACAAAGGGTTCTCGTCGATACTTCACCCGATTTGCGAAGTCAGCTGCTGAGGCATGAGATCGACCGGGTCGATGCCGTGCTGTGGACGCATGATCATGCCGATCACTGCCATGGCATCGATGATCTAAGGGTCATGCGCTATGGCCGAAGCAATCCGCTCCCGGGCTATGCCAGCGCCGCGACCGCGGGGCAGCTCAGGCGCCGTTTCGACTACATCTTCGAAGGCCAGCACGGCTATCCCACATTGTGCGCGTTGCAGGTGCTGTCCGCACGGCTGATCGCGGGGTTCGCGGTGGACTGGGTAGATATGCCGCATGGGCCCGTCAGCAGCACGGGGTTCCGGTTTGAGGCTGACGGCAAGGCCTTCGTCTACGCCACCGATTACAGCGCGATCACCGAAGCGATGGTGCGCTGCTTTCGCGGCGCCGACCTTATCGTCAGCGATTGCCTGCGCCGCGAGCCGCATCCGAGCCACGCGCATCTCGCGATGGCTCTGGAGCTGAAGGCCAAGACGAAGGCCCGTACGATGGTGTTGACGCATCTCGATAAGAGCATGGACTACGCGGCGCTGTCGCGCGAAGTCCCGCCGGGCGTGCGGGTCGGCTATGACGGGTTGGAGTGGACGGCATGA
- the tmk gene encoding dTMP kinase, translating to MELGRFIAFEGGEGAGKSTQAHLLAEELEERGIRAVVTREPGGTPGAEAIRTLLLEPPGEGWGAPAEALLFAAARADHVARLIRPQLETGAWVICDRYLDSSRAYQGAAGELGDDAIRALHAVGSGGLLPDLTIVLDAPPTAVAARLAARDGGVADAIGGRDAEYHERVAAAFRAFAMAEPQRFARIDGTGSAGDVAARVWQAVERLC from the coding sequence ATGGAGCTAGGCCGCTTCATCGCCTTCGAAGGCGGGGAAGGGGCCGGGAAGTCGACACAGGCGCACCTGCTCGCCGAAGAACTGGAGGAGCGGGGTATCCGCGCGGTCGTCACGCGCGAGCCCGGGGGCACGCCGGGGGCGGAAGCGATCCGCACGCTGCTTCTCGAGCCGCCGGGGGAGGGGTGGGGCGCACCCGCCGAAGCACTGCTGTTTGCGGCCGCGCGTGCTGATCATGTCGCCCGGCTGATCCGTCCCCAACTGGAAACCGGAGCCTGGGTGATTTGCGACCGCTATCTCGATTCGAGCCGCGCCTACCAGGGTGCGGCGGGCGAACTGGGCGACGACGCAATCCGCGCTCTACACGCGGTAGGAAGCGGGGGGCTGCTGCCCGACCTCACCATCGTGCTCGACGCCCCGCCCACCGCGGTCGCAGCGCGTCTTGCGGCGCGCGACGGGGGCGTGGCTGACGCCATCGGCGGGCGGGACGCCGAATATCACGAGCGGGTCGCCGCAGCCTTTCGCGCCTTCGCGATGGCCGAACCGCAGCGTTTCGCGCGCATCGATGGCACGGGAAGCGCGGGAGACGTCGCCGCCCGCGTCTGGCAGGCGGTGGAGCGGCTATGCTGA
- the hfq gene encoding RNA chaperone Hfq, giving the protein MASDRTLSARPRPVKPAPEPKPERSSEPGKGSRPPSLQDAFLNQLRRSKAPVTMFLVKGVKLQGIVTWFDNFSILLRRDGQAQLVYKHAISTIMPGAPIDADQFESQAQTGRQRLLQDVFLSRVREAEAQVTMFLVNGVMLQGRIAAYDLFCVLLERDGYVQLAYKHAVSTIQPATPVDLSEDGEDESGAV; this is encoded by the coding sequence ATGGCATCGGATCGAACGCTGAGCGCGCGGCCGCGGCCGGTTAAACCCGCGCCCGAGCCCAAGCCCGAGAGAAGCTCCGAACCGGGGAAGGGGTCCCGCCCCCCCAGCCTCCAGGACGCCTTCCTCAACCAGCTGCGCCGTTCCAAAGCCCCGGTGACGATGTTCCTGGTCAAGGGCGTCAAGCTGCAGGGCATCGTTACCTGGTTCGATAATTTCTCGATCCTGCTGCGGCGCGACGGGCAGGCGCAGCTGGTCTACAAGCACGCGATCAGCACGATCATGCCCGGCGCGCCGATCGACGCCGATCAGTTCGAAAGCCAGGCGCAAACCGGCAGGCAGCGGCTGCTTCAGGACGTTTTCCTGTCCCGCGTGCGCGAGGCGGAGGCGCAGGTGACGATGTTTCTCGTCAATGGCGTGATGCTGCAAGGGCGCATCGCGGCCTATGACCTCTTCTGCGTGTTGCTTGAGCGCGACGGTTATGTGCAGCTCGCCTACAAGCACGCGGTCTCCACCATCCAGCCCGCGACGCCGGTCGACCTGAGCGAGGACGGCGAGGACGAAAGCGGGGCGGTCTGA
- the metG gene encoding methionine--tRNA ligase, giving the protein MPEPFYVTTAINYPNGRPHIGHAYEAIAADVIARFHRWMGREVRFQTGTDEHGLKMARKAADEGRTPRDLADEMSGHFREMGAVLEIEYERFIRTVEPAHHRASQALWRAMETAGDLYLGRYEGWYSVRDEAYYDESELIPGEGGGRLSPQGTPVEWTVEESWFFRLSAYQDRVLQLLRRPGFCEPESRRNEMIAFVSGGLKDLSISRTSFDWGVPVPGSNGHVMYVWVDALTNYLTGLGYPDDTPEMRRFWPAALHLVGKDIVRFHAVYWPAFLMSAGLPVPQKVFGHGFILNRGEKESKSVGNVTDPIALAERFGTGNLRFFLMREVAFGHDGSYSPEAIVARCNAELANSFGNLVQRTLSMVHKNLNGTVQNYSSLSADDALLEQVRRACKDTLPAAFHELSFNQGIEVWIQAVWACNRYVDEQAPWALRKSDPERMTAVLMTLFRTLRDLAMAIQPVIPREAGQVLDMLGVPSATRRHSDFDADWFSPLVRTSHVIEAPVPVFPRLELAADAAA; this is encoded by the coding sequence ATGCCTGAGCCTTTCTACGTCACCACCGCGATCAATTACCCCAATGGCCGCCCGCATATCGGCCATGCCTATGAAGCGATCGCAGCCGACGTCATTGCGCGTTTCCACCGCTGGATGGGGCGCGAGGTCCGGTTTCAGACCGGGACCGACGAACATGGCCTCAAGATGGCGCGCAAGGCCGCAGACGAAGGCCGGACGCCGCGCGATCTTGCGGATGAAATGTCTGGCCATTTCCGTGAGATGGGCGCGGTTCTCGAGATCGAATATGAGCGCTTCATCCGCACCGTCGAACCAGCGCATCACCGTGCCAGCCAGGCGCTGTGGCGCGCAATGGAAACGGCCGGCGACCTTTATCTGGGTCGTTACGAAGGCTGGTACTCGGTTCGCGACGAAGCCTATTACGATGAAAGCGAGCTGATCCCGGGCGAGGGGGGCGGGCGCCTTTCGCCGCAGGGCACCCCGGTCGAATGGACGGTGGAGGAAAGCTGGTTCTTCCGCCTCTCTGCCTACCAGGACCGGGTGCTGCAATTGCTGCGCCGGCCGGGCTTTTGCGAGCCGGAAAGCCGCCGCAACGAGATGATCGCCTTCGTCTCGGGAGGGCTGAAGGACCTTTCGATCAGCCGCACGAGCTTCGATTGGGGTGTTCCGGTGCCCGGCAGCAACGGCCATGTCATGTATGTCTGGGTCGATGCGCTGACCAATTATCTGACGGGGCTCGGCTATCCGGACGATACGCCGGAGATGCGCCGGTTCTGGCCCGCCGCGCTGCATCTGGTGGGCAAGGACATCGTTCGGTTCCATGCCGTTTACTGGCCGGCATTCCTGATGAGCGCGGGGTTGCCGGTGCCGCAGAAGGTGTTCGGCCACGGGTTCATCTTGAACCGCGGGGAGAAGGAATCGAAGTCGGTCGGCAATGTCACTGATCCGATCGCGTTGGCGGAGCGTTTCGGCACTGGCAATTTGCGCTTTTTCCTGATGCGGGAAGTCGCCTTCGGGCATGATGGCAGCTATTCCCCTGAAGCCATCGTTGCGCGCTGCAACGCCGAGCTTGCGAACAGCTTTGGCAATCTGGTGCAGCGTACCTTATCGATGGTTCACAAGAACTTAAACGGGACAGTTCAGAATTATTCGAGCTTGAGCGCGGATGATGCCTTGCTCGAGCAGGTGCGCAGGGCGTGCAAGGACACGCTTCCCGCCGCCTTCCACGAACTCTCCTTCAATCAGGGGATCGAGGTCTGGATACAGGCGGTCTGGGCCTGCAATCGCTATGTCGACGAGCAGGCGCCCTGGGCGCTGCGGAAGAGCGATCCCGAGCGGATGACAGCGGTGCTGATGACGCTGTTTCGCACCCTGCGCGACCTTGCGATGGCCATTCAGCCCGTCATCCCGCGAGAGGCGGGACAAGTGCTCGACATGCTCGGGGTCCCTTCCGCCACCCGGCGTCACTCCGATTTCGACGCGGACTGGTTCAGCCCTCTCGTGCGGACCAGCCACGTCATCGAAGCGCCGGTCCCCGTGTTTCCGCGGCTGGAGCTGGCGGCGGATGCTGCGGCGTGA
- a CDS encoding sigma-54-dependent transcriptional regulator: MTLEILVVDDERDIRELVAGVLSDEGYICRTSGDSAGALAEIDRKRPSLVLLDVWLHGSPMDGLEVLDAIKIREPDLPVIIFSGHGNIDTAVSAVSRGAMDFIEKPFEAEKLLHLVERATETERLRRENIRLKSAAQMGEEFTGNSVAINAVRATLKRVAGTGSRVLITGPGGSGKEVAARLLHAWSTRADKPFVTVNSARITPERFEHELFGEEQEGRLLRAGLLEMADGGTLYLDEVADMPLSTQARILRVLTEQSFVRVGGTRQIGVDVRVVSSSARDLAREMEERRFREDLFYRLNVVPVAIPSLAERRADIPALAEHFFTRYASEQGLPAPRISEEAMAALQAYDWPGNVRQLRNVVERAIILTPREKLDVIEPEMLGSEIIEGRGGGSGGMTALMGAPLREARESFEREYLAVQIRRFSGNISKTASFIGMERSALHRKLKLLGMVDRKGGDDFE, from the coding sequence ATGACACTCGAAATCCTGGTGGTCGACGACGAGCGCGACATCCGTGAACTGGTCGCGGGGGTGCTGAGCGACGAGGGCTATATTTGCCGCACCTCCGGCGACAGCGCCGGCGCGCTGGCCGAGATCGACCGCAAGCGGCCGAGCCTGGTACTGCTCGACGTCTGGCTCCACGGCAGCCCGATGGATGGGCTGGAGGTGCTCGACGCCATCAAGATCCGCGAACCCGATCTTCCGGTCATCATCTTTTCCGGCCACGGCAATATCGACACGGCGGTCTCCGCGGTAAGCCGCGGAGCGATGGATTTCATCGAAAAGCCCTTCGAGGCGGAGAAACTGCTTCACCTCGTCGAACGCGCGACCGAGACCGAGCGGCTGCGGCGCGAGAATATCCGCCTCAAGAGCGCGGCCCAAATGGGGGAGGAGTTCACCGGCAATTCGGTCGCCATCAACGCCGTGCGCGCGACGTTGAAGCGGGTGGCGGGGACGGGCAGCCGGGTGCTGATCACCGGCCCCGGCGGATCGGGCAAGGAAGTCGCGGCGCGGCTGCTCCACGCCTGGAGCACGCGCGCGGACAAGCCTTTCGTCACGGTCAATTCGGCGCGGATCACGCCTGAACGCTTCGAGCACGAGCTGTTCGGGGAGGAGCAGGAGGGGCGCCTGCTTCGCGCGGGCCTGCTCGAAATGGCGGACGGGGGAACGCTCTATCTGGACGAGGTGGCGGATATGCCGCTTTCCACGCAGGCGCGCATTCTCAGGGTATTGACCGAACAGAGCTTCGTGCGGGTCGGGGGCACGCGGCAGATCGGGGTGGACGTGAGGGTCGTCTCCTCCAGCGCGCGCGACCTTGCGCGCGAGATGGAGGAGCGTCGCTTTCGCGAAGACCTGTTCTATCGGCTCAACGTGGTGCCCGTCGCAATCCCGTCGCTCGCGGAGCGGCGCGCCGATATCCCTGCGCTCGCCGAGCACTTCTTCACCCGCTACGCCTCCGAACAGGGCCTCCCCGCGCCGCGCATCAGCGAGGAGGCGATGGCCGCGCTGCAAGCCTACGACTGGCCCGGAAACGTGCGGCAGCTGAGGAACGTGGTCGAACGCGCGATCATCCTCACGCCGCGCGAGAAGCTCGATGTGATCGAGCCCGAGATGCTGGGCAGCGAGATAATAGAGGGGCGGGGCGGGGGCTCCGGCGGCATGACCGCGCTGATGGGGGCGCCTTTACGCGAAGCACGCGAAAGCTTCGAACGCGAGTATCTCGCGGTCCAGATCCGCCGCTTTTCGGGCAATATCTCCAAGACCGCCAGCTTCATCGGCATGGAACGCTCCGCGCTTCACCGTAAGCTCAAATTGCTGGGCATGGTCGATCGCAAGGGCGGGGATGATTTCGAATAG
- the mazG gene encoding nucleoside triphosphate pyrophosphohydrolase has translation MPDAFEGLTRLLSVMARLRNADSGCEWDLAQNFATIAPYTIEEAYEVADAIDRADMSALLEELGDLLLQVVFHARMAEEAGLFDFADVARGIADKMVARHPHIFAGSGGAMDETRWEALKAAEREGAGATSAMDGVALALPALMRAQKLQRRAAREGFDWPDRAGPEAKLAEEIAELRAAPVEAVEEEAGDLLFAAVNLVRSYGVDAETALRRGNAKFERRYRDMEERAKGGFAALTLAEQEALWQAVKAAERS, from the coding sequence ATGCCTGATGCGTTCGAGGGGCTCACTCGCCTGCTCTCTGTCATGGCGCGGCTTCGCAATGCCGACAGCGGCTGTGAATGGGATCTCGCGCAGAATTTCGCGACGATTGCTCCCTATACGATTGAGGAAGCCTACGAGGTCGCAGATGCGATCGACCGCGCGGACATGTCGGCCTTGCTCGAAGAACTCGGCGATCTGCTGCTGCAGGTGGTCTTCCATGCGCGTATGGCGGAGGAAGCCGGGCTATTCGACTTTGCCGATGTCGCGCGCGGTATCGCGGACAAGATGGTCGCGCGCCATCCGCATATTTTCGCGGGAAGCGGCGGCGCGATGGATGAGACCCGATGGGAGGCGCTAAAGGCGGCCGAGCGCGAAGGCGCCGGCGCTACCAGCGCGATGGACGGCGTTGCGCTGGCGCTGCCGGCGTTGATGCGTGCGCAGAAGCTCCAGCGCCGGGCCGCACGCGAGGGCTTCGACTGGCCGGACCGCGCAGGACCGGAAGCCAAGCTGGCGGAGGAGATCGCGGAGCTGCGCGCCGCTCCGGTCGAAGCCGTCGAAGAGGAGGCCGGAGACCTGCTGTTCGCCGCCGTTAACCTGGTACGCAGCTATGGGGTCGATGCGGAGACCGCATTGCGGCGCGGCAACGCCAAGTTCGAGCGTCGTTACCGGGACATGGAGGAACGCGCCAAGGGAGGCTTCGCCGCGCTCACCCTGGCCGAGCAGGAGGCTTTGTGGCAGGCGGTCAAAGCCGCCGAACGATCATAG
- a CDS encoding TatD family hydrolase — MLVDSHCHLEYPGLAERRGEVLANARAAGVGAFLNISTKASEWEAVLATADCEPDVYATIGVHPHNADGHAELSADELRSRADHPRVIGLGETGLDYHYDRSDRAAQQALFCRHIAVSRETGLPVIIHTRDAEADTAAILAEEMAAGAFPALIHCFTASTAFGERMLALGLTISLSGIVTFKNARELAHFAASIPGDRLLIETDSPFLAPVPHRGRVCEPAFVADTARFIAARRGVSEAELAAQTTANFYRLFTKAAA; from the coding sequence ATGCTCGTCGACAGCCATTGCCATCTCGAATACCCGGGGCTCGCCGAGCGGCGGGGGGAGGTGCTGGCGAATGCGCGCGCAGCGGGGGTGGGGGCCTTCCTCAATATCTCCACGAAAGCGAGCGAATGGGAGGCGGTGCTGGCGACCGCCGATTGTGAGCCCGACGTCTATGCCACGATCGGCGTCCACCCGCACAATGCTGACGGTCATGCGGAATTAAGCGCGGACGAGCTTCGTTCCCGTGCGGATCATCCGCGCGTAATCGGGTTGGGCGAGACCGGGCTCGACTATCACTACGACCGGTCTGATCGCGCCGCGCAACAGGCGCTGTTTTGCCGCCATATAGCGGTCTCGCGAGAGACCGGTCTGCCCGTCATCATTCATACCCGCGATGCCGAGGCGGATACCGCCGCGATCCTGGCGGAGGAGATGGCGGCGGGCGCCTTCCCCGCCCTGATCCATTGCTTCACCGCCTCGACCGCGTTCGGAGAGCGGATGCTGGCGCTCGGCCTGACGATATCCTTGTCGGGGATCGTGACCTTCAAGAACGCGCGCGAGCTCGCCCATTTCGCCGCCTCGATCCCTGGGGACCGCTTACTGATCGAAACCGACAGCCCCTTCCTAGCCCCGGTCCCGCATCGCGGACGGGTGTGCGAGCCTGCTTTCGTGGCCGATACCGCGCGCTTCATCGCCGCGCGGCGGGGGGTGAGCGAGGCGGAGCTTGCCGCCCAGACCACTGCAAACTTCTACCGGCTGTTTACCAAGGCCGCGGCGTGA
- the hflX gene encoding GTPase HflX — MILAPDIRGRRHDLAAEERLEEARGLALAIGLVVAEARVVPVRDVRPGTLFGSGQVDSIAAECEQHEAELVIVDGALTAIQQRNLEDRLKRKVIDRTGLILEIFGERAATAEGRLQVELAHLDYQQSRLVRSWTHLERQRGGFGFLGGPGETQIEADRRLIRQRMGRLRRELEQVRRTRALHRERRGRAPWPVIALVGYTNAGKSTLFNRLTGAKVMAEDLLFATLDPTMRAITLPGVEKAILSDTVGFISDLPTQLVAAFRATLEEVTGADIICHVRDMANEAAGAQKAQVLSILEDLAVIEGEGGPSRIPILEVWNKWDAVEGERRDALEALVASGAEDVAVISALSGEGVDELLEQLGRMLTGAARTVEIALPASDGRRLAWLHAHGEVLSEEDDETGERLVTVRLDAKTLGRFDAL; from the coding sequence CTGATCCTTGCCCCGGATATCCGCGGAAGGCGGCATGATCTAGCGGCGGAAGAGCGGCTCGAGGAGGCGCGCGGGCTGGCGCTGGCGATCGGGCTGGTGGTGGCGGAGGCGCGGGTGGTGCCGGTCCGCGATGTGCGGCCGGGCACGCTGTTCGGATCGGGCCAGGTCGACAGCATCGCCGCTGAATGCGAGCAGCACGAGGCGGAACTGGTCATCGTCGATGGCGCGCTGACCGCGATCCAGCAACGCAATCTGGAAGACCGGCTCAAACGCAAGGTAATCGACCGGACGGGGCTCATCCTAGAGATCTTCGGCGAGCGCGCGGCCACAGCCGAAGGGCGGTTGCAGGTCGAGCTTGCGCATCTCGACTACCAGCAGAGCCGCCTGGTGAGGAGCTGGACCCATCTCGAACGCCAGCGCGGCGGCTTCGGCTTTCTCGGCGGCCCGGGCGAGACCCAGATCGAGGCCGATCGGCGGTTGATCCGCCAGCGCATGGGGCGGCTGCGGCGCGAGCTCGAGCAGGTGCGCCGCACCCGCGCCCTCCACCGCGAGCGGCGCGGGCGCGCGCCCTGGCCGGTGATCGCGCTGGTGGGTTATACCAATGCCGGAAAATCGACGCTGTTCAACCGGCTGACCGGCGCGAAGGTGATGGCCGAAGACCTGCTGTTCGCCACGCTCGATCCCACCATGCGCGCGATCACCCTGCCGGGGGTGGAGAAGGCGATCCTGTCAGACACGGTGGGCTTCATTTCCGACCTGCCGACGCAGCTCGTCGCCGCCTTTCGCGCGACGCTGGAGGAAGTGACGGGCGCCGACATCATCTGCCACGTGCGCGACATGGCGAACGAAGCAGCCGGGGCGCAGAAGGCGCAGGTGTTGAGCATCCTCGAAGACCTCGCAGTCATCGAGGGGGAAGGGGGGCCGAGCCGCATCCCGATCCTCGAAGTTTGGAACAAGTGGGACGCGGTGGAAGGGGAACGCCGCGATGCGCTCGAGGCCCTGGTCGCGAGCGGCGCGGAGGATGTCGCGGTGATCTCCGCGCTGAGCGGGGAAGGGGTGGACGAGCTCCTCGAGCAACTCGGCCGGATGCTCACCGGGGCGGCGCGCACGGTGGAGATCGCATTGCCCGCCAGCGACGGGCGCAGGCTCGCCTGGCTCCATGCCCATGGCGAGGTGCTGAGCGAAGAGGACGACGAGACTGGAGAGCGCTTGGTCACCGTTCGCCTGGATGCGAAGACTTTGGGCCGGTTCGACGCGCTATGA